A genome region from Penaeus monodon isolate SGIC_2016 chromosome 14, NSTDA_Pmon_1, whole genome shotgun sequence includes the following:
- the LOC119581013 gene encoding fibrinogen C domain-containing protein 1-like: MRLTVVLAHLSVLTGLCTCHHHFETFDAPSSTMDNIAHLVMSLQQEMGDIRKEVRNRMDTMKYELTCEIRNLKEALMKEREAMSGKVDTVSQGMDDFKKRLKRGLRGIGSQNENIANELRSQKAELYAVRNSVYDSREETLTKGNFIMKKVNDTNTTLVSHLDDLRVKLYKINHNLALISGEHQQLMEVVRRNNQQQPKTYNSEDYSDRVLPGCTYTPLDTQDFANVLNRTYMNDSFSGSLGGLDEEEKAWEPGSTEDHQLFPTMPEDCKDDKKKYLEYPPMPRDCKDVFDLGFMEDGIYRIQPPSLSSREVYCDHHTAGGGWTVMVARRKLPRHISFNRTWHEYEVGFGDPSKEYWIGLKALHALTRGRPHQLRADMEDWEGNTAWAAYSFFSVSGEEDKYRLRISGYSGTAGDSLRHSHLQMFSTIDSDNDQENWGSCARGRGGGGWWWGRCACTQPTGQYRRGRYQGPERGVTWWHWKDSNYSLKTLILKIRPLE, from the exons ATGCGGTTGACGGTCGTCCTAGCCCACCTGTCGGTCCTGACGGGTCTTTGCACCTGCCACCACCATTTCGAGACGTTTGATGCCCCGTCCTCCACCATGGACAACATCGCCCACCTGGTGATGTCGCTCCAGCAGGAGATGGGCGACATCAGGAAGGAGGTGAGGAACAGGATGGACACCATGAAGTACGAGCTCACCTGCGAGATCCGGAACCTGAAGGAGGCgctgatgaaggagagggaggccaTGAGCGGCAAGGTGGACACCGTGTCCCAGGGCATGGATGACTTCAAGAAGCGCCTCAAAAGGGGCTTGCGAGGCATAGGGTCGCAGAACGAAAACATCGCCAACGAACTGCGCTCGCAGAAGGCCGAGCTGTATGCCGTCAGGAACAGCGTATATGACTCGCGAGAAGAAACTCTGACGAAGGGCAACTTTATTATGAAGAAGGTAAACGACACCAACACCACGCTCGTCTCGCACCTGGACGACCTGCGGGTCAAGCTCTACAAGATCAACCACAACCTGGCGCTGATCTCCGGGGAGCACCAGCAGCTGATGGAGGTGGTGCGGCGCAACAACCAGCAGCAGCCCAAGACCTACAACAGCGAAGACTACAGCGACAGGGTGCTCCCCGGCTGCACCTACACGCCCTTGGACACCCAGGATTTTGCAAACGTCCTCAACCGGACCTACATGAATGACTCCTTCAGCGGCAGTTTGGGGGGgctggacgaggaggagaaggcgtgGGAGCCCGGGAGCACCGAGGACCACCAGCTCTTCCCGACGATGCCCGAGGACTGCAAGGACGACAAAAAGAAGTACCTGGAGTACCCTCCGATGCCTCGCGACTGCAAGGACGTCTTCGACCTCGGTTTCATGGAGGACGGGATTTACCGCATCCAGCCGCCAAGCCTCTCGTCCAGAGAAGTGTACTGCGACCACCATACCGCAGGCGGCGGCTGGACAGTCATGGTGGCGCGCCGCAAATTGCCCAGACACATCTCCTTCAACCGCACTTGGCATGAATACGAAGTAGGCTTTGGCGATCCCAGCAAAGAGTACTGGATCG GTCTGAAGGCCCTCCACGCCCTCACGCGGGGCCGCCCACACCAACTGCGGGCGGACATGGAGGACTGGGAAGGAAACACAGCCTGGGCCGCCTACTCCTTTTTCTC GGTTAGCGGAGAGGAAGACAAGTACAGGCTGAGGATATCCGGTTACTCAGGCACAGCAGGAGATAGCTTACGGCACTCGCACCTTCAGATGTTCTCCACCATTGACAGCGACAACGATCAGGAGAATT GGGGGAGCTGCGCCCGCGGACGAGGGGGTGGCGGATGGTGGTGGGGGCGCTGCGCCTGCACTCAGCCCACAGGTCAGTACCGCAGAGGAAGGTATCAAGGACCTGAGCGCGGCGTCACCTGGTGGCACTGGAAGGACTCCAACTATTCCCTAAAAACCCTCATCCTTAAAATAAGGCCTTTGGAGTAA